One genomic segment of Arthrobacter sp. JZ12 includes these proteins:
- a CDS encoding DoxX family protein → MEIVLWIVGGLLAAVFLAAGLMKITQPKGKLESSQGWVEDFSPGAVKAIGVVEVLGALGLILPAVTGIAPILVPVAATGLALLMVVQ, encoded by the coding sequence ATGGAGATCGTGCTGTGGATTGTTGGGGGGCTGCTGGCCGCGGTATTTCTTGCCGCCGGGCTCATGAAGATCACGCAACCGAAGGGCAAGCTCGAAAGCTCACAGGGTTGGGTAGAGGACTTCAGTCCCGGCGCGGTCAAGGCGATCGGCGTCGTCGAAGTGCTCGGTGCGCTCGGCTTGATCCTGCCGGCGGTGACGGGGATTGCGCCCATCCTGGTTCCGGTGGCGGCCACGGGGCTTGCCCTGTTGATGGTGGTGCAATGA
- a CDS encoding fibronectin type III domain-containing protein: MPKTPPLRRAFTTALLAATAAAGLTVLQPVQPVQAAPEAEPAATAEQISSFTLGVLPDTQFYSRYATSDEGRQFQARYGTEPFSAQTGWLVDAQDELGIPFVTHLGDVVDQANKPQQWEVADAAMKVLEAGNLPYSVLAGNHDVLSPCEGGEWCSELNRNLNAEPFPRTFSKTRAANQATFGGRDATGFHEYHVFEREGEQYLVLALSWQASDQGMAWAQEVIDAHPGLPTILTSHQILNIGTDGVTAVDTAFGNRLWDRLIAKNNQIFMTLSGHHHGNAHRVKMNDAGAPVLQVVNDYQMAYQGGNGYLGLYEFDFTNSQIHANQVSPWVVQKPAETVTEFDQAVLTGDNEQYSVPFDLTKRFTEIDATFTAPPADHTSYSRRAIDMLLENWTEPERPDVTPPSNPEDYFTTANTVAHWRFDGNDGDVFPVGGTVTDLTGDNPLTRAPLINGAEEVDVTISSDAHRLAPSQTSMCFTNTDRRTDRLSYLATAASAPLNDNRFENGYTVETFLKIDPDWTYDGHRWMTALASGGTRGGSVADRELAPFFAAISSLREVQWSVNGQGGAKTNWSGEIMPNQWIHVAAVNDPSTRTTTLYVDGAPVLRNTSDILGINTHADLPWMLGAGTEWGTPSAGWFGCIGETRIVEQPLSSDQWLTARAEVPSDQTGKAAFSDDFERANGELGADWKVTRGGWAVVDGTARNTAPSGLDNLAIAGAQELGDHYTVSSTVSVANLNNPRQWVGLASNVHGEGTDDQGYYLLRFAPNEASDTGRWQFARVDAGHRITGLAPISTYNHPRNEPVVVTLTREGSQLTGTLSTTDGTEIMSETYTVPSTSGHAGGLAALYSNTGDTIADNFRIATSADASAPEAPAAPSLAVAGRDVTVRWSAPECGGGSPLTGYTVTLTGPEGDTVRDLPADATSVVFEGLRAGDYTATVTAVNSLGSSPVSAAPGPVTVQPELPSVIAEAPALRMDGDSLLVTWVAPENDGGAAVTEYVIELRAANGRTTVISVDTADPAFTDPVSGFRITDYTNGRFTATVAAVNAAGQADASPSSAATTVAPGLGVAAGQR; the protein is encoded by the coding sequence ATGCCCAAAACACCCCCACTTCGTCGTGCCTTCACGACGGCCTTGCTCGCCGCCACCGCGGCCGCCGGGCTCACCGTCCTGCAGCCGGTCCAGCCGGTTCAGGCCGCACCGGAAGCCGAGCCCGCCGCGACGGCGGAACAGATTTCCAGCTTCACTCTCGGCGTTCTGCCGGACACCCAGTTCTACTCGCGCTACGCCACCTCGGATGAGGGCCGCCAGTTCCAGGCCCGCTACGGCACGGAACCGTTCTCCGCGCAGACCGGCTGGCTCGTTGATGCCCAGGACGAACTGGGCATTCCGTTCGTGACCCACCTTGGCGACGTCGTCGATCAGGCGAACAAGCCCCAGCAGTGGGAAGTGGCCGACGCCGCGATGAAGGTTCTCGAGGCGGGGAACCTTCCTTACTCGGTGCTGGCAGGTAACCATGACGTACTCTCGCCCTGCGAGGGTGGGGAGTGGTGCTCGGAGCTCAACCGCAACCTGAACGCCGAGCCCTTCCCACGCACCTTCTCGAAGACCCGCGCGGCGAACCAGGCGACTTTCGGCGGGCGGGACGCAACGGGCTTCCACGAGTACCACGTGTTTGAGCGGGAAGGAGAGCAGTACCTCGTGCTCGCCCTCTCCTGGCAGGCATCCGACCAGGGAATGGCGTGGGCGCAGGAAGTCATCGACGCCCACCCCGGCCTTCCCACGATCCTTACCAGCCACCAGATTCTGAACATCGGCACTGACGGTGTCACCGCCGTCGACACCGCTTTCGGCAACAGGCTGTGGGACCGCCTCATCGCGAAGAACAACCAGATCTTCATGACGCTGAGCGGTCACCATCACGGCAACGCGCACCGCGTCAAGATGAACGACGCCGGTGCTCCCGTTCTCCAGGTCGTCAACGACTACCAGATGGCGTACCAGGGCGGGAACGGCTACCTCGGCCTGTACGAGTTCGACTTCACCAACTCACAGATCCACGCAAACCAGGTATCGCCCTGGGTGGTCCAGAAGCCCGCAGAGACCGTCACCGAGTTCGACCAGGCAGTCCTCACCGGCGACAATGAGCAGTACTCTGTTCCCTTCGATCTGACCAAGCGCTTCACCGAGATCGATGCCACCTTCACTGCTCCGCCGGCGGACCACACCTCGTACTCCCGGCGCGCAATCGACATGCTGCTGGAGAACTGGACCGAACCCGAGCGGCCAGACGTCACACCGCCGAGCAACCCGGAGGACTACTTCACCACCGCCAACACGGTGGCGCACTGGCGCTTCGACGGGAACGACGGCGACGTGTTCCCCGTGGGCGGCACGGTCACCGACCTGACGGGCGACAACCCGCTCACCCGCGCACCGCTGATTAACGGCGCTGAGGAGGTCGACGTCACCATCTCGAGCGATGCCCACCGCCTCGCCCCGTCGCAGACGAGCATGTGCTTCACCAACACGGACCGCCGCACCGACCGGCTCAGCTACCTCGCCACGGCAGCATCAGCACCGCTGAATGACAACCGGTTTGAAAACGGCTACACCGTCGAAACCTTCCTCAAGATCGACCCAGACTGGACATACGACGGCCACCGGTGGATGACCGCGCTGGCCAGCGGCGGCACCCGCGGCGGATCCGTCGCCGACCGCGAGCTCGCCCCGTTTTTTGCCGCGATCTCCAGCCTGCGTGAGGTCCAGTGGAGCGTGAACGGCCAGGGCGGTGCCAAGACCAACTGGTCCGGCGAGATCATGCCCAACCAGTGGATCCACGTTGCAGCAGTCAATGACCCAAGCACCCGCACCACCACGCTCTACGTCGACGGCGCACCGGTTCTCCGCAACACCAGCGACATCCTTGGTATCAACACCCACGCGGACCTGCCGTGGATGCTCGGCGCCGGTACCGAGTGGGGCACCCCCTCCGCCGGTTGGTTCGGCTGCATTGGCGAAACCCGCATCGTGGAGCAGCCGCTGAGCTCGGACCAGTGGCTGACCGCACGCGCCGAGGTTCCCTCCGATCAGACCGGCAAGGCTGCCTTCTCCGACGACTTCGAGCGCGCCAACGGTGAGCTCGGCGCCGATTGGAAGGTCACCCGAGGTGGATGGGCCGTCGTCGACGGAACCGCCCGCAACACTGCCCCGTCCGGCCTGGACAACCTCGCTATTGCCGGCGCGCAGGAGCTTGGGGACCACTACACGGTCTCGTCCACCGTCTCCGTTGCGAACCTCAACAACCCGCGCCAGTGGGTGGGCCTTGCCTCGAACGTCCATGGCGAAGGCACCGACGACCAGGGTTACTACCTGCTCCGCTTCGCCCCGAACGAGGCGTCCGACACCGGCCGCTGGCAGTTCGCGCGGGTCGATGCTGGCCACCGCATCACCGGCCTGGCACCGATCAGCACCTACAACCACCCGCGTAACGAACCCGTCGTGGTCACGCTGACCCGGGAGGGCTCCCAGCTCACCGGAACGCTGTCCACCACCGATGGCACCGAGATCATGAGCGAGACCTACACCGTTCCGAGCACCTCCGGTCACGCAGGCGGTCTCGCTGCGCTCTACTCGAACACCGGCGACACCATTGCGGACAACTTCCGCATCGCGACGTCCGCTGACGCCTCGGCGCCGGAAGCGCCCGCCGCACCGTCGCTGGCTGTTGCCGGCCGGGATGTCACCGTTCGCTGGTCGGCTCCGGAGTGCGGCGGCGGCTCACCGCTCACCGGTTACACGGTCACCCTGACCGGTCCTGAGGGCGATACGGTCCGGGACCTCCCGGCCGACGCTACCTCCGTGGTGTTCGAGGGCCTGCGCGCGGGGGACTACACCGCTACTGTCACCGCGGTGAACTCGCTGGGCTCGTCACCGGTGTCGGCAGCGCCCGGGCCAGTGACGGTTCAGCCGGAGCTGCCGTCCGTAATCGCCGAAGCCCCCGCACTGCGGATGGACGGCGACTCCCTGTTGGTCACCTGGGTTGCCCCGGAGAACGACGGCGGCGCTGCGGTCACGGAGTACGTCATCGAGCTGCGTGCCGCGAACGGCCGCACGACGGTGATCTCGGTCGATACTGCCGATCCGGCCTTCACCGATCCGGTGTCCGGATTCCGGATCACCGACTACACGAACGGCCGCTTCACGGCGACTGTTGCTGCGGTGAATGCTGCAGGTCAGGCGGACGCCTCACCTAGTTCAGCGGCGACCACCGTTGCACCGGGATTGGGCGTTGCCGCAGGGCAGCGCTGA
- a CDS encoding AraC family transcriptional regulator: MHGRSDFEAPAVERATGFDHQRLVVVPRPLIRDAISRPVTRRMVVTDAGFFPRAESHGRRRPSGAPETIVMLCVAGSGWVEVDGIRSQVEKGTAVVLPGNTGTPHAYGALATDPWTIWWCHVRGTDVPELIEEAGISEERPLIRLVAVDRLIAILDEIITELERDQSPARLIATAGLAWRLLALLAVDRRSPERGAPLEQAMRFLEERINGSIRVPDLAALVGVSSSQLSKLFREATGGGVLAHHLALKMARARLLLDTTTLSVAQIGREIGMDDQFYFSRQFRRVHGSSPSAYRAERKG, encoded by the coding sequence ATGCATGGACGATCCGATTTCGAAGCGCCGGCAGTCGAACGCGCCACAGGTTTCGACCACCAGCGCCTGGTCGTGGTACCCCGGCCCCTCATTCGGGACGCTATAAGCCGCCCGGTGACGCGGCGCATGGTGGTCACCGACGCGGGCTTTTTCCCACGCGCTGAAAGTCACGGGCGGCGTCGGCCCTCTGGTGCGCCGGAAACGATCGTCATGCTCTGCGTTGCCGGTAGCGGATGGGTCGAGGTCGATGGGATCCGGAGCCAAGTAGAGAAGGGAACCGCGGTGGTCCTTCCCGGGAACACCGGGACGCCTCACGCTTATGGAGCATTGGCTACCGACCCCTGGACCATCTGGTGGTGTCATGTACGGGGAACGGATGTGCCCGAGCTCATCGAGGAAGCGGGCATCAGTGAAGAACGTCCCCTCATCCGGCTTGTCGCCGTCGACCGGCTCATCGCAATCCTGGACGAGATCATCACCGAACTTGAACGTGACCAGTCCCCTGCCCGCCTCATCGCCACGGCGGGTTTGGCGTGGCGTCTCCTGGCGTTGCTGGCGGTGGATCGTCGATCCCCGGAACGCGGCGCGCCCCTCGAACAGGCCATGCGGTTCCTTGAGGAGCGCATCAACGGAAGTATCCGGGTTCCTGACCTCGCGGCACTGGTCGGAGTGTCGTCGTCGCAATTGAGCAAGCTCTTCCGGGAAGCCACAGGAGGAGGAGTACTGGCGCATCACCTCGCCCTGAAGATGGCGCGGGCGAGGCTGCTGCTGGACACCACCACGCTGTCGGTCGCACAGATTGGACGCGAGATCGGCATGGATGATCAGTTCTACTTCTCGCGCCAGTTCCGTCGCGTACATGGGTCGAGCCCCTCCGCGTATCGAGCCGAGCGAAAGGGCTGA
- a CDS encoding sugar ABC transporter substrate-binding protein, which translates to MFGSHFSRRRSALAASVVLVLAGGLAACSPGSESSPAAQEGPVNITFQSWVPNIDKAVDAYNASQDDVNVTLETITAGPDGGYAKMLSAVQAGNPADVVQLGYDAIPDFLVNDALEDITEYVGDQEDKFVPWQWQTGVFNDSVYAVPQASGPLGQFYRKDIFDSLGIEYPTTWDEYYEAAKKIRASDPDRYITAFAFNQAPWLIGLSQQGGGNWFTAENDAWTVTINDDETLKVAEFWQKMIDEDLVKIEADFSSEWNADIQNGNVVTWISGSWADAILRGTAPDTAGQWAVGAVPQWEAGDNVSATWAGGSASAVLKGSANPKEAAEFAAWLNSDPESVSILTSVGAGWPAIADTGSIKSLQDDPEVFAFYGGQDIWDVFAESDKNVDNTWQWPPLSSTLFASLSDNVKTAVESGTPLTGAYEKTQDEMSTALKDKGISVN; encoded by the coding sequence ATGTTCGGCAGCCATTTCTCTCGCCGACGGTCGGCGCTGGCCGCATCGGTAGTACTCGTCCTCGCCGGCGGCCTAGCAGCCTGCAGCCCGGGAAGTGAAAGTTCCCCGGCCGCACAGGAAGGTCCCGTGAACATCACCTTCCAGTCCTGGGTGCCGAATATCGACAAGGCGGTGGACGCTTACAACGCCTCGCAGGACGATGTGAACGTCACTCTGGAGACCATCACCGCGGGTCCCGATGGCGGGTACGCCAAGATGCTATCGGCCGTTCAGGCTGGTAACCCTGCCGATGTCGTCCAGCTTGGGTACGACGCCATCCCGGACTTCCTGGTCAACGACGCACTCGAAGACATCACCGAGTACGTCGGCGACCAGGAGGACAAGTTCGTCCCCTGGCAGTGGCAGACAGGCGTCTTCAACGACAGCGTCTACGCAGTTCCGCAGGCCAGCGGACCTCTCGGCCAGTTCTACCGGAAAGACATCTTCGACTCCCTCGGCATTGAGTACCCGACAACCTGGGATGAGTACTACGAAGCCGCAAAGAAGATCCGGGCTTCTGATCCCGACCGATACATCACCGCATTCGCCTTCAACCAGGCGCCCTGGCTGATCGGTCTGTCCCAGCAGGGAGGCGGAAACTGGTTCACAGCGGAGAACGATGCGTGGACGGTGACCATCAACGACGACGAAACGCTGAAGGTCGCAGAGTTCTGGCAAAAGATGATCGATGAGGATCTTGTGAAGATCGAAGCGGACTTCTCGAGCGAATGGAACGCGGACATTCAGAACGGCAACGTGGTCACCTGGATCTCGGGATCCTGGGCCGACGCGATTCTTCGCGGTACCGCTCCGGACACCGCCGGCCAGTGGGCAGTTGGTGCTGTGCCTCAGTGGGAGGCCGGGGACAACGTCTCGGCAACCTGGGCCGGCGGTTCAGCTAGCGCAGTGCTCAAGGGATCGGCCAATCCGAAGGAAGCCGCTGAATTTGCAGCATGGCTCAATTCAGACCCGGAAAGTGTCAGCATCCTGACCAGTGTGGGCGCGGGCTGGCCGGCTATTGCCGATACCGGATCCATCAAGTCTCTTCAGGACGATCCGGAGGTCTTCGCCTTCTACGGCGGCCAGGACATCTGGGACGTGTTCGCAGAGTCGGACAAGAACGTCGACAACACCTGGCAGTGGCCTCCGCTGTCTTCGACGCTGTTCGCTTCACTCAGCGACAACGTCAAGACTGCCGTCGAGAGCGGAACGCCGCTGACCGGCGCTTACGAGAAGACGCAGGACGAGATGAGCACTGCGCTCAAGGACAAGGGAATCTCGGTCAATTGA
- a CDS encoding DUF5107 domain-containing protein, with protein sequence MTHANDAKSSISLPPAPADQQALLDDGGVACWSEPVTIDTYEPEEPDEYPLFLDRRVYQGSSGRVYPIPFTDRISTTKRPRLWQAVHLENQWIRLMILPELGGRIHIGYDKTSDYDFFYRNNVIKPALVGLAGPWISGGVEFNWPQHHRPGTYLPVETAVERSDDGTVTVWQSDLDPLQRMRGSHGIRLSPDGSVIEVAVRLYNRTDLPQTFLWWANVAARVHEDYQSFFPTDVNYVADHARRAITAFPRADRPYYGVDYPALASEANPDADRIDFYSNIPVPTSYMITDTRDDFFGGYDHRAQAGFIHWADRSIAPGKKQWTWGNGAIGRAWDRLLTDTDGPYVELMAGVFTDNQPDFSYLAPGETRTFSQYWYPIHAIGPAHQATRDLAVSLSSETGNPQATVGVASAKVLDGARIVLEREGVVLWETAAELAPGAPFTSDALIDDGGPGLTLRVLHQGRELISWTVPASSADATEPWVATEPPQPADIPSSDELYVTGTHLQQYRHPTRSAVPYFQEVLDRDPNDYRACLALGDWHHRRGEYTEARDLYERALARLTRRNLNPPTGEAHYRLALLAEREGHLSEARILFRKAAWDKTWVHSARLGAARVSLRAGRPLEALESARSAEAQDVLSPGPRHVMIVALRQLGRMAEATHLLERCLADDRLDPVAQALAGSLAPCDPRTVLTTACELWRMGDSVTALELTARPLASTLNTFGNQEPLRHYLRAHWLESAGESGKASSEREEARASDTTYAFPSGLDDYDALTTAVAAELLDPVAHALLGSWLLDAGRIDEAGRSLERARHLGSTDAVAWRNAAIAEVNGHGSITEAQRFFDHALTLRPGDPRLVFERALLAALANEPLEARLAAIEQYGPAVLIRDDLALHYVNLLVDAGRSVKALAIMQERTFQPFEGGEGEALAAYDLASIAVARALIVTDPFAAADLLTAGIEAPLNLSEGRHPADSLAERYVLLSEALEAIGKDAEARDALKKACAQNGALAVGRAVDEQDYWRGVAHLWLGEEQTASQVWAELEARAAELESVGPRVDYFATSLPELLLFTRQPEAEQVLLAGRLRALAEQGRTLRIREGIAR encoded by the coding sequence GTGACCCACGCCAATGACGCCAAGAGTTCAATCTCTCTTCCTCCTGCACCCGCCGACCAGCAGGCACTGCTTGACGACGGCGGTGTTGCCTGCTGGAGCGAACCCGTAACCATTGATACCTACGAGCCGGAGGAGCCGGACGAGTACCCGCTGTTCCTGGACCGCCGGGTGTATCAGGGCTCAAGCGGACGGGTCTATCCCATTCCCTTCACCGACCGGATCTCCACGACGAAGCGACCGCGTCTGTGGCAGGCCGTCCATCTCGAGAACCAGTGGATCCGGTTGATGATCCTGCCCGAGCTGGGCGGACGCATCCACATCGGCTATGACAAGACCAGCGACTACGACTTTTTCTACCGCAACAACGTCATCAAACCCGCGCTGGTGGGCCTGGCCGGTCCCTGGATCTCGGGCGGAGTTGAATTCAACTGGCCCCAGCACCACCGGCCGGGCACCTACCTGCCGGTGGAGACCGCCGTCGAACGTTCCGACGACGGGACCGTGACCGTGTGGCAAAGCGACCTTGACCCCCTCCAGCGCATGAGGGGGAGCCACGGCATCCGCCTCAGCCCGGACGGCTCAGTGATCGAGGTGGCGGTTCGCCTCTATAACCGCACCGACCTGCCGCAGACCTTCCTCTGGTGGGCGAACGTCGCAGCCCGCGTGCACGAGGACTACCAATCGTTCTTCCCCACCGACGTGAACTACGTCGCCGATCACGCGCGCCGGGCGATCACGGCCTTCCCACGAGCGGACCGGCCGTACTACGGCGTCGACTATCCCGCCCTGGCGAGCGAAGCAAATCCGGACGCTGACCGCATCGACTTTTACAGCAACATCCCCGTTCCCACCTCGTACATGATCACGGATACCCGCGATGACTTCTTCGGCGGGTACGACCACCGCGCCCAGGCCGGCTTCATCCACTGGGCCGACCGCTCGATCGCCCCCGGCAAGAAGCAGTGGACCTGGGGCAACGGTGCTATCGGCCGAGCCTGGGATCGCCTTCTGACGGACACGGACGGCCCCTACGTCGAACTCATGGCCGGCGTCTTCACCGACAACCAGCCGGACTTCAGCTACCTGGCCCCCGGCGAGACCCGCACCTTCAGTCAGTACTGGTACCCCATCCACGCCATCGGGCCGGCGCATCAGGCAACCCGTGATCTCGCTGTCTCCCTTTCATCCGAGACCGGCAACCCGCAGGCAACGGTCGGCGTGGCAAGCGCGAAGGTGCTCGACGGCGCGCGGATCGTCCTCGAGAGGGAGGGAGTCGTGTTGTGGGAGACCGCTGCCGAGCTCGCCCCCGGCGCACCCTTCACCTCTGATGCGCTGATTGACGACGGCGGGCCGGGCCTGACGTTGCGGGTGCTGCATCAGGGGAGAGAACTGATTTCCTGGACGGTCCCCGCCTCCTCGGCAGACGCGACCGAACCGTGGGTGGCAACTGAGCCACCGCAGCCGGCGGACATACCGTCAAGCGACGAGCTGTACGTCACCGGCACCCACCTGCAGCAGTACCGGCACCCCACCCGTTCGGCTGTCCCTTATTTTCAGGAAGTGCTCGACCGCGACCCCAACGACTACCGCGCGTGCCTTGCCCTAGGGGACTGGCACCACCGCCGCGGCGAATACACCGAAGCCCGTGACCTTTACGAGCGCGCGCTCGCGCGGTTAACCCGACGGAATCTCAACCCACCGACGGGAGAGGCTCATTACAGGCTCGCACTGCTTGCAGAGCGCGAGGGGCACCTGAGTGAAGCCCGAATTCTGTTCCGCAAAGCCGCTTGGGACAAGACTTGGGTGCATTCGGCACGGTTGGGGGCAGCGCGAGTTTCGCTCCGCGCCGGCAGGCCGCTGGAGGCACTGGAATCGGCACGCAGCGCCGAGGCCCAGGACGTGCTCAGCCCGGGACCGCGGCACGTGATGATTGTTGCGCTGCGGCAGCTCGGCAGGATGGCGGAGGCCACGCACCTCCTCGAACGATGCCTCGCGGATGACAGGCTGGACCCCGTGGCGCAGGCGCTCGCCGGCAGTCTCGCCCCATGTGACCCGCGAACGGTCCTCACGACGGCATGCGAGCTCTGGCGCATGGGCGATTCCGTCACCGCATTGGAACTCACCGCTCGACCGCTCGCCTCGACGCTGAACACCTTCGGGAATCAGGAGCCGCTGCGGCACTACCTCCGGGCTCACTGGCTCGAATCCGCGGGGGAAAGCGGCAAGGCATCGTCCGAACGGGAAGAAGCGCGCGCTAGTGACACCACGTATGCCTTTCCCTCCGGTCTCGACGACTACGATGCGTTGACTACAGCCGTCGCCGCGGAACTCCTGGACCCGGTGGCGCACGCTCTCCTGGGTTCCTGGCTTCTTGACGCGGGGCGCATCGATGAGGCGGGCCGCTCACTTGAGCGTGCACGGCACCTCGGATCCACCGACGCCGTCGCCTGGCGCAACGCAGCCATCGCAGAGGTCAATGGACATGGATCGATCACGGAGGCCCAGCGCTTCTTCGACCACGCCCTGACGCTCCGGCCAGGCGACCCGCGACTGGTTTTCGAGCGCGCCCTTCTGGCCGCACTCGCGAACGAGCCACTGGAAGCCCGCCTGGCCGCCATCGAACAGTACGGTCCGGCGGTCCTGATCCGCGATGATCTCGCCCTGCACTATGTGAACCTGCTGGTCGACGCCGGACGCTCCGTGAAGGCGCTGGCGATCATGCAGGAGCGCACGTTTCAGCCGTTCGAAGGCGGGGAGGGCGAGGCGCTCGCCGCCTACGACCTCGCATCGATCGCCGTTGCGCGCGCACTCATCGTGACTGATCCTTTCGCAGCCGCAGACCTGCTCACCGCGGGTATCGAGGCTCCGCTCAACCTCTCCGAGGGACGGCACCCGGCCGACAGCCTCGCCGAGCGCTACGTGCTCCTCAGCGAAGCACTCGAAGCGATCGGGAAGGACGCTGAAGCCCGGGACGCACTCAAGAAGGCGTGCGCACAAAACGGTGCCCTCGCCGTCGGACGTGCGGTTGATGAGCAGGACTACTGGAGAGGTGTTGCCCACCTCTGGTTGGGGGAGGAGCAGACGGCATCCCAGGTGTGGGCTGAGTTGGAGGCTCGGGCTGCCGAGCTGGAAAGCGTGGGCCCCCGCGTGGACTACTTCGCTACGTCGCTGCCAGAATTGCTGCTCTTCACCCGGCAGCCTGAGGCTGAACAGGTGCTTCTGGCCGGTCGGCTGAGGGCGCTCGCCGAGCAGGGGCGCACCCTGCGCATCAGGGAAGGAATTGCACGATGA
- a CDS encoding carbohydrate ABC transporter permease, whose translation MVTQNRPIRQPLTSSIAINSVLVIAALYFLLPILWVLVAATKSPGELFSSFGLWFTDSPQAWQNLLNVFTQDGGVFSTWVLNSILYSAVGALVATVLSAACGYAIAKYVFRGRELLFSIILGGVLIPATVIALPLYFLLNAVDLTGTYWSVLLPSMVSPFGVYLARIHANAAVPDEVIEAARIDGAGDLRIFGAIATRMMSPALVTIFLFQFVTIWNNYLLPLVMLNETKTFPLTLGLTLWNSQTQRDPMFYQLVVTGSALSVVLLVALMIGLQRFWRADLTAGASKG comes from the coding sequence GTGGTAACTCAGAACCGCCCCATTCGTCAGCCGCTGACCAGCTCGATCGCAATCAATTCTGTGCTTGTCATCGCCGCCCTGTACTTCCTGCTGCCGATCCTCTGGGTTCTCGTTGCGGCAACCAAGAGTCCGGGGGAGCTCTTCAGCAGTTTCGGGCTGTGGTTCACCGACTCGCCCCAGGCCTGGCAGAACCTCCTGAACGTCTTCACCCAGGACGGCGGCGTGTTCAGCACCTGGGTGCTGAACAGCATCCTCTACTCCGCGGTCGGCGCTTTGGTCGCGACCGTGTTGTCGGCTGCCTGTGGCTATGCGATCGCGAAGTATGTGTTCAGGGGGCGGGAGCTGTTGTTCTCGATCATCCTGGGTGGCGTACTCATCCCCGCGACAGTCATCGCCCTCCCGCTCTACTTCCTCCTCAACGCCGTGGACCTCACCGGCACGTACTGGTCGGTCCTGCTGCCGAGCATGGTCAGCCCCTTCGGCGTGTACCTCGCGCGAATCCACGCCAATGCCGCCGTCCCGGACGAGGTCATCGAGGCCGCCCGCATCGATGGCGCGGGTGACCTGCGAATCTTCGGGGCGATAGCGACCCGCATGATGTCGCCGGCGCTTGTGACCATCTTCCTGTTCCAGTTCGTCACCATCTGGAACAACTACCTGCTTCCGTTGGTCATGCTCAATGAGACGAAGACATTCCCGCTGACGCTCGGGCTCACCCTCTGGAACTCCCAGACACAGCGCGATCCGATGTTCTACCAACTTGTCGTCACGGGCTCGGCGCTGTCGGTAGTCCTGCTGGTGGCACTCATGATCGGGCTTCAACGGTTCTGGAGAGCGGACCTGACGGCAGGCGCAAGCAAGGGATAA
- a CDS encoding sugar ABC transporter permease, producing MSQTRTVGRVSRPTAAPTFQNKKAAPSRGKSRRHSNLALVVLVLPFAAMFAAFFIAPIIYAINDSLFSTKASGLGFGAPEKTFVFLDNYAAALSNPSFIASLGRLLAFAAIEVPLMVVTAVGLALLIDSASARFPRIFRVIFFIPYGVPGVIAALLWGFLYIPATSPILQVLSSAGISVNPLDTNSILFAIANIALWGFAGYNMFILIAALNAIPSELFEAAKIDGASEWAITWRIKLPLVRPSVILVTVFTIIGTLQLFVEPLVLRPLTTAISSDYTPNLAAYNQSFSQGNPSLAAAMAVIVAVLGFAFSFGFLRLVNRKGNRAW from the coding sequence TTGAGTCAGACCCGAACGGTGGGGCGGGTTTCCCGCCCCACCGCCGCCCCAACATTCCAGAACAAGAAGGCAGCACCGTCCCGAGGCAAGTCCCGGCGGCACTCCAACTTGGCACTTGTGGTCTTGGTGCTGCCCTTCGCCGCCATGTTCGCTGCGTTCTTCATCGCGCCGATCATCTATGCGATCAACGACAGTCTCTTCTCCACGAAGGCATCCGGGCTCGGTTTCGGAGCACCTGAGAAGACCTTTGTTTTCCTCGATAACTACGCCGCAGCCCTGAGCAATCCCTCTTTCATCGCAAGCCTCGGACGGCTCCTGGCATTCGCGGCAATCGAGGTGCCGCTGATGGTAGTCACGGCAGTCGGGCTTGCTCTGCTCATCGACTCGGCCAGCGCGCGGTTCCCCCGGATCTTCCGGGTCATCTTCTTCATCCCGTACGGCGTACCGGGCGTGATTGCGGCATTGCTGTGGGGCTTCCTGTACATCCCGGCAACGAGTCCGATCCTGCAGGTCCTGTCCTCAGCGGGCATCAGCGTGAATCCGCTGGACACGAACAGCATCCTGTTCGCGATCGCGAATATCGCGCTGTGGGGCTTCGCGGGCTACAACATGTTCATTCTCATTGCAGCGCTGAATGCCATCCCCTCCGAGTTGTTCGAGGCTGCAAAAATCGACGGGGCGTCGGAGTGGGCCATCACGTGGCGCATCAAGCTGCCGCTCGTTCGCCCCTCAGTCATCCTCGTTACCGTCTTCACCATCATCGGCACTCTGCAGCTCTTCGTTGAGCCGCTTGTTCTCCGGCCCTTGACCACCGCAATCAGCTCCGACTACACGCCGAACCTCGCCGCGTACAACCAATCCTTCTCCCAGGGCAATCCGAGCCTCGCCGCAGCTATGGCCGTAATCGTCGCCGTACTAGGTTTCGCCTTCTCCTTCGGATTCCTCCGGCTTGTAAACCGCAAAGGAAACCGCGCGTGGTAA